The following proteins come from a genomic window of Microbacterium sulfonylureivorans:
- the pgsA gene encoding CDP-diacylglycerol--glycerol-3-phosphate 3-phosphatidyltransferase, with amino-acid sequence MAIPRQLPNIITVVRILCAPVFLWMLLADGGADGPLRWWAAVLFIVAIATDGIDGWLARRYEIVTDLGKLLDPLADKILTGFAFIGLSILGELDWWITIIVLVREVGITVHRFVVASDHVVAAAWMGKLKTLAQGVALSLALLPLWTIVGDWIFWVNGVTMTIAVVLTIASGIDYVVTAVRAARKAKGPV; translated from the coding sequence ATGGCGATCCCGCGGCAGCTCCCCAACATCATCACCGTCGTGCGCATCCTCTGCGCGCCGGTGTTCCTGTGGATGCTGCTCGCCGACGGCGGAGCCGACGGACCGCTGCGATGGTGGGCGGCGGTGCTGTTCATCGTCGCGATCGCGACCGACGGGATCGACGGCTGGCTGGCCCGGCGCTACGAGATCGTCACCGACCTCGGCAAGCTGCTCGACCCGCTGGCCGACAAGATCCTGACCGGCTTCGCGTTCATCGGGCTGTCGATCCTCGGCGAGCTGGACTGGTGGATCACGATCATCGTGCTCGTCCGCGAGGTCGGCATCACCGTCCACCGTTTCGTCGTCGCGAGCGACCACGTGGTCGCGGCGGCCTGGATGGGGAAGCTCAAGACCCTGGCGCAGGGCGTCGCGCTCTCGCTCGCGCTGCTTCCGCTCTGGACGATCGTCGGCGACTGGATCTTCTGGGTGAACGGCGTCACGATGACGATCGCCGTCGTGCTGACGATCGCGAGCGGCATCGACTACGTCGTCACCGCGGTCCGCGCCGCGCGCAAGGCCAAGGGACCGGTGTGA